One genomic window of Actinomycetota bacterium includes the following:
- a CDS encoding amidohydrolase has protein sequence QHDYRSSTTALTAQGYQNGLFGSDYPHWEGTFGHTQKTLHELCDDIDPVASHRIRIGAFAELFPHVPAPPADEA, from the coding sequence CAGCACGACTACCGCTCATCGACAACTGCACTGACGGCTCAGGGCTACCAGAACGGCCTGTTCGGCAGCGATTACCCGCACTGGGAGGGCACCTTCGGCCACACCCAGAAGACCCTGCACGAACTGTGCGACGACATCGACCCAGTGGCCAGCCACCGGATCCGCATCGGTGCCTTCGCCGAGCTCTTCCCTCACGTTCCTGCGCCACCAGCTGACGAAGCATAG
- a CDS encoding peroxiredoxin, which produces MTLRLGDVAPDFTAETTDGTLTFHDWKSGSWAVLFSHPADFTPVCTTELGVTAALKGEFDKRNVKAIAISVDPIESHNGWAGDIGEVGGTALNFPIIADPDKTVSIAYDMIHPGEGDTSTVRSVFIIDTNDKVRLTLTYPKSVGRNFDEIVRVIDALQLTDKAAVATPVNWVPGGRVIVPPTVSTEDAIAKYGDSVEVVKPYLRWIPQPTV; this is translated from the coding sequence ATGACACTTCGACTAGGCGATGTCGCACCAGACTTCACTGCTGAGACAACTGACGGCACCCTGACCTTCCACGACTGGAAGTCCGGCAGTTGGGCAGTGCTGTTCAGCCACCCGGCAGACTTCACCCCGGTCTGCACCACCGAGCTTGGCGTCACTGCGGCGCTCAAGGGCGAGTTCGACAAGCGCAACGTGAAGGCAATCGCCATCTCCGTTGACCCGATCGAGTCACATAATGGCTGGGCTGGCGACATCGGCGAGGTTGGCGGAACTGCGTTGAACTTCCCGATCATTGCTGATCCGGACAAGACCGTCTCGATCGCCTACGACATGATTCACCCAGGTGAGGGCGACACCTCAACGGTGCGTTCGGTCTTCATCATCGACACCAACGACAAGGTGCGCCTGACCCTGACCTACCCGAAGTCAGTTGGCCGCAACTTCGATGAGATCGTGCGCGTCATTGACGCCCTGCAGCTCACCGACAAGGCCGCAGTTGCCACTCCGGTGAACTGGGTTCCAGGCGGCAGGGTCATCGTGCCTCCGACTGTTTCCACCGAGGACGCCATCGCCAAGTACGGCGATTCGGTTGAGGTCGTCAAGCCGTACCTGCGCTGGATTCCACAGCCAACGGTCTGA
- a CDS encoding MFS transporter, translating into MSSTANRPDSPPRGTFILLALVTGAIVANINLAVANVALPTIGADLGASQNQLDAIAEAFALGLASTVLYLGAIGDRYGRKMLFVLGAVLTVPTACMAAWAPSADFLVFARLCSGFAAALLFPTTLSLISSLFKNKARVRAIAMWSGIGAGMAALGPLLGGWLMEYFWWGSVFLISVPLAVIALILGVIVIPNHIERDTGPVDHLGGVLSVVSVGGLVVIIQTFHQGVDSRWLSILAVTVVAFVGFLLRQSRAPRPLVSLPLAKQRTFWVAFVGGSIAFGSLIGAMFIGQQFTQNVLGYDTLSAAAVVLPSAICSALFGQLAGQLIIKRGSRSSLSLGLLAVAIAFVLMLVTWKPGTSIGWVLAAYAFVGTGVGLAATPASRALMSSVPASHAGMGSAFLDLTRDLGGAILQAMLGGILAAAYAKQMTADIAGLPAEQASQVTNEIADQLTSSFAGAAQVASQYSPPVSQQIIDAAATAFTDGKSASILLALALTLLGLALVLLRFPSKSVEEAYYAKVAVEV; encoded by the coding sequence ATGAGTTCCACTGCGAACCGCCCGGACAGCCCACCGCGAGGGACATTCATTCTGCTCGCACTTGTCACCGGTGCGATCGTTGCGAACATCAACTTGGCGGTTGCCAACGTCGCTTTGCCGACGATTGGTGCTGATCTGGGCGCGAGCCAGAACCAGCTCGATGCGATAGCCGAGGCTTTTGCACTCGGCCTGGCCTCAACGGTGCTGTATCTCGGCGCAATCGGTGACCGCTACGGACGCAAGATGCTCTTCGTCCTTGGTGCGGTTCTCACGGTGCCCACCGCCTGCATGGCGGCCTGGGCGCCAAGCGCAGACTTCCTGGTGTTCGCACGCCTGTGCTCGGGCTTCGCGGCAGCACTGCTATTCCCAACTACTCTCTCGCTGATCTCCTCGCTGTTCAAGAACAAGGCTCGCGTGCGCGCGATCGCCATGTGGTCAGGCATCGGCGCTGGCATGGCGGCACTTGGTCCGCTGCTGGGCGGCTGGTTGATGGAGTACTTCTGGTGGGGATCGGTCTTCCTTATCTCGGTTCCGTTGGCAGTGATCGCACTCATCCTCGGCGTGATCGTCATTCCCAACCACATCGAGCGCGACACTGGTCCAGTTGACCATCTCGGTGGCGTCTTGTCGGTGGTGAGCGTCGGCGGTCTGGTGGTGATCATCCAGACCTTCCACCAGGGGGTGGACAGCCGATGGCTGAGCATCCTGGCTGTCACTGTGGTGGCATTCGTCGGCTTCCTGCTTCGTCAAAGCAGAGCGCCGCGGCCGCTGGTTTCTCTTCCGCTGGCCAAGCAACGCACCTTCTGGGTGGCCTTCGTCGGTGGCTCGATTGCCTTTGGTTCGCTCATCGGGGCGATGTTCATCGGCCAGCAGTTCACGCAGAACGTGCTGGGCTACGACACTCTCTCGGCCGCTGCTGTCGTCTTGCCTTCAGCAATCTGCTCGGCACTGTTTGGTCAATTGGCGGGGCAGCTCATCATCAAGCGAGGTTCCCGCTCGAGTCTGAGTCTTGGACTGCTGGCCGTCGCCATCGCTTTCGTCCTCATGCTGGTCACTTGGAAGCCTGGCACCTCAATTGGCTGGGTGCTTGCGGCATATGCCTTTGTCGGAACCGGTGTTGGACTCGCTGCAACCCCGGCCTCACGTGCACTGATGTCGTCGGTGCCAGCAAGTCATGCCGGCATGGGCTCGGCATTTCTTGATCTCACTCGTGATCTGGGTGGAGCAATCCTGCAGGCAATGCTGGGCGGGATTCTGGCAGCCGCCTATGCAAAGCAGATGACGGCTGACATCGCAGGACTGCCCGCCGAACAGGCCTCGCAGGTGACCAATGAGATCGCCGATCAACTGACGTCATCCTTCGCTGGCGCGGCCCAGGTTGCCAGTCAGTACTCACCGCCGGTGAGTCAGCAGATCATCGATGCCGCAGCAACCGCATTCACGGACGGCAAGTCGGCATCCATCCTGCTGGCCCTGGCACTGACTCTCCTGGGCCTTGCCCTCGTGCTCTTGCGATTCCCGTCCAAGAGCGTTGAAGAGGCGTACTACGCAAAGGTGGCTGTCGAGGTTTAG
- a CDS encoding DUF3048 domain-containing protein, with protein MRALRILGSAAAICALAACSATTGSSGSAPNSAPLIEAPALTRTSPLTGLPQPEPKPVLIVKLDNTHNAQPHAGLKDADVVYIEEVEYGITRIAAVFSSIVPKRIGPVRSARITDIDLTAQYGSPAFAFSGVQRKMWPAIQGAPLIDVSPNKDAVNYSRDHDRRAPYNYFLNGVDTLKLATEASSDRDMGFVFSNDVPAGGSVNTRAKMKWSEASAEFTYDPLTALYKVKLNGYPAEAEENNAGQNAATVVIQNVKQTPSKYFDKGGGNTPHAATIGAGTAVVLRDGMSYDVTWSRPSAEVGTTFTMADGSPMPFKPGQQWIVLLDKTHPATVFPLPSPAPTATKNGPSAQPSARASSGDSILVT; from the coding sequence ATGCGAGCTTTGCGAATACTGGGTTCGGCTGCTGCTATCTGCGCTTTGGCCGCGTGTAGTGCCACTACAGGCTCCTCAGGCTCAGCTCCCAACTCTGCTCCGTTGATTGAAGCCCCCGCCTTGACGCGCACTTCGCCGCTCACCGGACTTCCACAGCCAGAGCCGAAACCAGTGCTGATCGTCAAGCTCGACAACACTCATAACGCTCAGCCGCATGCCGGCCTGAAGGATGCCGACGTCGTCTACATCGAAGAGGTCGAATACGGGATCACGCGAATTGCTGCAGTGTTCTCAAGCATCGTGCCAAAGCGCATCGGGCCAGTTCGATCAGCTCGAATCACCGACATCGACCTGACTGCGCAATACGGCAGCCCTGCTTTCGCATTCTCGGGAGTGCAACGCAAGATGTGGCCGGCGATTCAAGGGGCGCCCCTGATCGACGTCTCCCCGAACAAGGATGCCGTCAACTATTCGCGCGACCACGACCGTCGCGCTCCGTACAACTATTTCCTCAATGGTGTTGACACGCTGAAGTTGGCGACTGAAGCAAGCTCTGATCGCGATATGGGCTTTGTGTTCTCCAACGACGTCCCCGCAGGTGGCTCCGTCAACACTCGCGCCAAGATGAAATGGAGCGAGGCGTCAGCTGAATTCACCTACGATCCGCTCACTGCGCTCTACAAGGTGAAGCTCAACGGCTACCCCGCTGAAGCCGAGGAGAATAACGCGGGGCAGAACGCCGCAACTGTGGTGATTCAGAATGTCAAGCAGACGCCGTCGAAGTACTTCGACAAGGGTGGTGGCAACACTCCACACGCTGCCACCATCGGGGCCGGCACGGCGGTGGTCTTGCGCGACGGCATGTCCTACGACGTGACCTGGTCTCGGCCTTCGGCTGAGGTTGGCACGACCTTCACCATGGCCGACGGTTCTCCCATGCCATTCAAGCCAGGACAGCAGTGGATCGTGTTGCTCGACAAGACTCATCCGGCAACTGTGTTTCCGCTGCCGAGCCCAGCGCCGACGGCCACGAAGAACGGGCCAAGCGCGCAACCCAGCGCCCGGGCAAGTTCAGGCGATTCCATCCTCGTGACCTAA
- a CDS encoding MMPL family transporter, with protein MTRISQWAVRHPIMGLVSWFAIIGILLVLLSQFKGDFNDDFGLPASESTTAQDLLKDISGGGAGTGSGLDGQVVWGTDSGKATQGAAAQQVGTALKEISTMPGVACVISPIAAPLGPDCLPQQAPAAASQEQAAALANMPAQALGPMAHFGQAGVSPDGTIAYATVRFTGAGISDLPTEQIANTLKVVKAVNGEDGLTVGANGVFTFVQGDPPSSEGIGILVALTILLFAFASILGAFLPVWTAAISVGVSTAIVVPIIANFFSVAAFAPFLSSMIGLGVGIDYSLFIINRYREALIHGREPREAALESVRTSGRAVIFAALTVIIALLGLFIMGISFFNGVALAAAGTVVMVALGALLLLPSLLALLGTWSFVGRMAWVTNAEAIPRQKAQGILHGISLVLRWIGWVFVLPVTIIGWLWRRLVRRGHAPDAHNPSAFARYGEWLQNHPWPMALGALVIMILIAVPVTQLRQGFPDDSGAPQGSVARIAYDLTAEGFGPGVNGPMFIAVKLPSEGGQAAMGSLATALNADPGVALAVAAPAAPDAEVGVVQVFPKTAPQDAATTHLLFHLRDSVIPQSLDGTGATAYVGGFQAVTADFTKVLTDALPLFLLIVVSLGFIALLFLFRSILVPLMGVLFSLLSLGAALGVTVAVFQWGWLAGPLGLQNTGPIFPFLPIMVFAILFGLSCDYQVFLVSRMHEEWVHGKDHHRAIRRGLAGSGRVVAIAALIMTSVFAAFALGNDPTTKLFAVALSSAVLLDAFVVRLVLVPALMSVIGPRTWWLPRWLDKILPHFSVDSEADSGADEIADIEESAVRA; from the coding sequence ATGACCCGTATCTCTCAGTGGGCCGTGCGCCATCCGATCATGGGCTTGGTCTCCTGGTTCGCGATCATCGGCATCCTGCTTGTCCTCCTCTCACAGTTCAAAGGTGACTTCAACGACGACTTCGGCCTTCCCGCCTCCGAGTCGACCACGGCGCAGGATCTGCTCAAGGACATCTCAGGCGGCGGCGCTGGAACCGGCTCTGGTCTGGATGGACAGGTGGTGTGGGGCACAGACTCTGGCAAGGCGACACAGGGAGCCGCTGCCCAGCAGGTGGGAACCGCGCTGAAGGAGATCTCCACGATGCCAGGAGTTGCGTGCGTGATCTCACCGATCGCCGCGCCCTTGGGACCTGACTGCCTCCCGCAGCAAGCGCCGGCGGCTGCGTCACAAGAGCAGGCCGCAGCGCTCGCAAACATGCCGGCCCAGGCACTCGGGCCGATGGCACACTTCGGCCAGGCTGGCGTCAGTCCCGACGGCACCATCGCCTACGCGACAGTTCGGTTCACGGGCGCCGGCATAAGCGACCTGCCGACAGAGCAGATCGCCAACACGCTCAAAGTGGTGAAGGCCGTCAACGGCGAGGATGGCTTGACTGTCGGCGCCAATGGGGTGTTCACCTTTGTCCAGGGTGATCCGCCATCATCTGAGGGCATCGGCATCCTCGTGGCCTTGACCATCCTGCTGTTCGCCTTCGCCTCGATCCTGGGTGCCTTCCTGCCCGTGTGGACAGCGGCCATTTCTGTTGGCGTTAGCACCGCGATCGTCGTGCCGATCATCGCGAACTTCTTCTCGGTCGCAGCTTTCGCACCGTTCCTGTCGTCGATGATCGGCCTGGGCGTCGGCATCGACTACTCGCTTTTCATCATCAACAGGTACCGAGAAGCGTTGATCCACGGACGCGAACCGCGCGAAGCCGCGCTCGAATCGGTTCGCACATCAGGCAGGGCAGTAATTTTTGCCGCCCTTACGGTCATCATCGCCCTGCTCGGTCTGTTCATCATGGGCATCTCCTTCTTCAATGGCGTGGCGCTCGCGGCCGCCGGCACAGTTGTGATGGTGGCGCTCGGTGCCCTGCTGCTGCTGCCCTCATTGCTGGCACTGCTCGGCACCTGGTCGTTTGTCGGGCGCATGGCCTGGGTTACCAACGCTGAGGCGATTCCGCGGCAGAAGGCACAGGGCATCCTGCATGGCATCAGCCTCGTCCTGCGCTGGATCGGATGGGTCTTCGTCCTGCCTGTCACGATCATCGGATGGCTGTGGCGCCGCCTTGTTCGTCGCGGACATGCCCCCGATGCGCACAACCCGAGCGCATTCGCTCGATACGGGGAGTGGCTGCAGAACCACCCATGGCCGATGGCCTTGGGTGCACTCGTGATCATGATTCTCATCGCAGTTCCCGTGACTCAACTTCGCCAGGGCTTCCCTGACGACTCCGGAGCGCCGCAGGGAAGCGTCGCGCGCATCGCCTACGACCTCACCGCAGAAGGATTCGGCCCGGGCGTCAATGGTCCGATGTTTATCGCAGTCAAGTTGCCTTCCGAGGGCGGCCAGGCAGCTATGGGCTCGCTCGCGACGGCCCTGAACGCCGACCCGGGCGTGGCTCTCGCAGTCGCCGCACCGGCGGCTCCCGACGCAGAAGTCGGCGTCGTCCAGGTATTCCCGAAAACTGCTCCCCAAGATGCTGCAACGACACACCTGCTCTTCCACCTCAGGGATTCGGTGATCCCGCAGTCGCTGGATGGAACTGGCGCCACGGCCTATGTCGGAGGCTTCCAGGCCGTGACGGCGGACTTCACCAAGGTGTTGACCGATGCCTTGCCGCTCTTCCTGCTCATCGTGGTCAGTCTGGGATTCATCGCGCTGCTCTTCTTGTTCCGCTCGATCCTGGTGCCGCTCATGGGCGTGCTGTTCAGCCTGCTGTCTCTTGGGGCTGCCCTCGGCGTCACTGTTGCGGTCTTCCAATGGGGATGGCTTGCTGGCCCGCTGGGCTTGCAGAACACCGGACCGATCTTCCCGTTCCTGCCGATCATGGTCTTCGCGATCCTGTTCGGCCTGTCGTGTGACTATCAGGTCTTCCTCGTCAGTCGCATGCACGAGGAATGGGTCCATGGCAAGGATCACCATCGCGCGATCAGGCGCGGCCTTGCTGGCTCGGGTCGTGTGGTGGCCATCGCGGCGCTGATCATGACCAGCGTGTTCGCTGCCTTCGCGCTTGGCAACGACCCGACGACGAAGTTGTTTGCGGTAGCCCTGTCATCAGCGGTGCTGCTCGACGCCTTCGTCGTGCGCCTTGTTCTGGTGCCGGCACTCATGTCGGTCATCGGCCCACGGACCTGGTGGCTGCCAAGGTGGTTGGACAAGATCCTGCCGCACTTCAGCGTGGACTCCGAGGCCGATTCCGGTGCCGACGAGATCGCCGACATCGAGGAGTCTGCCGTTCGCGCCTAG
- a CDS encoding TIGR03619 family F420-dependent LLM class oxidoreductase, translating to MKFVTDYPVRSDFDGEWIKPSTITSVCKHIEAAGFNGLGITDHPAPSLKWLQRGGHEAFDPFAMLSFLAAVTTEVKLLTHLLVLPYRNPLLQLSGMTSVDVLSGGRAIFVLGTGYLRSEFSAVGVEFDERNDLFDESIAVIKQASTGEEISFEGKHFTALSQTVQPAFIQKPHPPLWLGGNSGRVLDRIAEWGEGWSVMMGPAELSNTARTKPISTIEDLAAVLKDLQGRVEARGRSMADISIQASTPTIRFSSGSSAEEQIDEIGRLTELGVSWVQVDPWTDSIPESLDRLQQFSEAVIARTTLAGKLTNGPVLCETTHGEHHTESWNHGSSGTG from the coding sequence ATGAAATTCGTGACTGATTACCCCGTCCGCTCTGACTTCGACGGCGAATGGATCAAGCCTTCGACCATCACTTCGGTCTGCAAGCACATCGAAGCCGCTGGCTTCAATGGTCTGGGCATTACTGATCACCCTGCGCCTTCATTGAAATGGCTGCAGCGCGGAGGTCACGAAGCCTTCGATCCCTTCGCGATGCTCTCCTTCCTTGCAGCTGTCACGACCGAAGTGAAACTTCTGACGCATCTGCTCGTGCTGCCATACCGCAACCCCTTGCTACAGCTCTCCGGGATGACATCCGTCGATGTGCTCTCCGGCGGGCGCGCAATCTTTGTGCTTGGCACCGGCTACCTGCGTTCGGAGTTCTCTGCTGTCGGCGTCGAGTTTGACGAGCGCAATGACCTGTTCGACGAGTCGATCGCCGTGATCAAGCAGGCCAGCACTGGTGAAGAGATCAGCTTCGAAGGCAAGCACTTCACCGCGCTGAGCCAGACCGTGCAGCCAGCATTCATTCAGAAGCCGCACCCACCGTTGTGGCTTGGCGGCAACAGCGGCCGTGTGCTTGATCGCATCGCCGAATGGGGCGAGGGCTGGTCGGTGATGATGGGGCCAGCTGAACTCTCTAATACAGCTCGCACGAAACCAATCAGCACCATCGAAGATCTCGCGGCGGTTCTCAAGGATCTGCAAGGCAGAGTCGAAGCCCGCGGACGTTCGATGGCAGACATCTCAATCCAGGCATCGACGCCGACCATTCGATTCAGTTCCGGCTCAAGTGCTGAGGAGCAGATCGACGAGATTGGCCGACTCACCGAGCTTGGCGTTTCGTGGGTGCAGGTTGATCCATGGACGGATTCAATTCCTGAGTCCCTTGATCGTTTGCAGCAATTCAGCGAGGCAGTGATTGCTCGCACGACCTTGGCTGGCAAGTTGACGAACGGGCCGGTCCTTTGTGAGACCACGCACGGTGAACACCACACAGAGAGTTGGAACCATGGATCTTCTGGTACGGGATAA
- a CDS encoding SDR family oxidoreductase, which translates to MDLLVRDKGYLLVGGTAGMGLAGARALAADGASIVVVGRDRERADRAAAELIEAGASKAQGLAFDVSKEGDAARAVASAVEFLGRLDGIGVTTGTKGFMPLESADEEWTAAFRDVLLGVARSVEAALPHLIETRGTVVTTAAYSVRSPELARLPYASLKGSVALFTKGIAKAYGAKGVRANCICPGAIETDGLHAMRQRISDERGWPYESTIERIMVEEWGMHVALGRPGKPEEVGELIAFLLSPRAGYLTGALVNIDGGTDF; encoded by the coding sequence ATGGATCTTCTGGTACGGGATAAGGGATATCTGCTGGTCGGCGGCACTGCCGGCATGGGCCTTGCTGGCGCCCGCGCACTTGCTGCTGATGGTGCGTCCATCGTTGTGGTTGGGCGCGATCGAGAGCGAGCCGATCGCGCAGCTGCCGAGCTCATCGAGGCCGGAGCAAGCAAAGCCCAAGGTCTGGCCTTCGACGTGTCCAAGGAAGGCGACGCGGCGCGCGCGGTTGCAAGCGCCGTGGAGTTCCTTGGGCGACTCGACGGCATCGGCGTCACCACTGGGACCAAGGGCTTCATGCCGCTGGAGTCAGCGGATGAGGAATGGACGGCCGCATTCCGCGACGTGCTGCTCGGTGTCGCGCGCAGTGTCGAAGCTGCATTGCCGCACCTGATCGAAACGCGCGGGACAGTGGTCACGACTGCGGCATATTCGGTGCGATCGCCTGAACTTGCGCGGCTGCCGTACGCCTCCCTCAAGGGCTCCGTGGCTCTGTTTACCAAGGGCATTGCCAAGGCCTATGGAGCGAAGGGCGTCCGGGCCAACTGCATCTGCCCCGGAGCGATCGAGACTGACGGCCTTCATGCCATGCGGCAGCGCATTTCCGACGAGCGCGGTTGGCCATACGAGTCCACTATTGAGCGGATCATGGTCGAGGAATGGGGCATGCATGTCGCCCTCGGTCGCCCCGGCAAGCCGGAGGAGGTTGGGGAGTTGATTGCCTTCCTGCTGTCTCCGCGGGCCGGGTACCTCACTGGCGCGCTGGTGAACATCGACGGCGGCACCGACTTCTGA
- a CDS encoding PaaI family thioesterase, whose product MSEPDGSVTEREASLLHLGQSMRGLQDVYTATSAPAEVVESTAVALEVLTSALAPYRCNLSGESDYQDFAEFNPAHTLTPEFHIIERGPDFLRGRVRFGLFYRNAFGIANGGAVALLFDTAIANLGSSNGVRAYTANLKLDFRSGTPIDTDLIVQVQRKAADGRKHLLTAQLYDGDQLLAEAESLLVEAKA is encoded by the coding sequence ATGAGTGAACCAGACGGCAGCGTCACTGAGCGAGAGGCTTCGCTACTGCACTTGGGCCAGTCCATGCGTGGATTGCAGGATGTCTACACCGCCACCAGTGCACCCGCGGAAGTCGTCGAGAGCACCGCAGTGGCACTGGAAGTGCTCACCAGCGCACTGGCTCCATACCGCTGCAATCTCTCAGGTGAGAGCGACTATCAGGACTTCGCCGAATTCAATCCCGCACACACACTCACGCCTGAATTCCACATCATCGAACGAGGCCCGGACTTCCTGCGAGGCCGAGTCCGCTTTGGACTCTTCTATCGAAACGCCTTTGGCATCGCCAACGGCGGAGCCGTCGCACTGTTATTCGACACTGCCATCGCAAATCTTGGTTCGTCCAACGGCGTCCGCGCTTACACCGCAAATCTCAAGCTCGACTTCCGAAGCGGAACACCAATCGACACCGACCTCATCGTTCAAGTACAGCGAAAGGCTGCCGACGGTCGCAAGCACCTGCTCACCGCCCAGCTGTACGACGGAGATCAGCTGCTCGCTGAGGCGGAATCACTGCTAGTAGAGGCCAAGGCCTAG
- a CDS encoding TIM barrel protein, whose amino-acid sequence MAIHPRIALNTMCLPGSALEQDVEFALASGYSRISIDPSKMEAIGWDRGTTVILDSGLEVATVVNSGWFTLDDRSTWAQTQEKQAITLERAAAIGAKTLYGITGPAGSLEWSEAARAFTEAIAPAAARAKELGIALAIEPTIPLRININMCLNLRDTVELAQLAGISVCNDLYGCMGEAHLKETIQSSVDSTALVQVCDYVYGSHHTPDRAVPGDGDLHLKQILSWMVEAGYQGAFDLELNGPRIAEEGYYEAALRGAHALSELLIDVGA is encoded by the coding sequence ATGGCCATTCACCCGCGGATCGCGCTCAACACCATGTGCCTGCCCGGGTCTGCTTTGGAGCAGGACGTCGAATTCGCATTGGCAAGTGGCTATTCGCGAATCTCGATCGATCCTTCCAAGATGGAAGCCATCGGCTGGGATCGTGGCACCACAGTCATCCTGGACTCCGGCCTTGAAGTCGCCACAGTGGTCAACTCCGGATGGTTCACCCTTGATGACCGATCGACCTGGGCCCAAACTCAGGAGAAGCAGGCAATCACCCTCGAGCGAGCTGCAGCTATCGGAGCCAAGACCCTCTACGGCATCACCGGACCTGCCGGCTCGCTGGAATGGAGCGAAGCGGCACGAGCCTTCACTGAGGCCATTGCGCCCGCGGCCGCCCGCGCCAAGGAGCTTGGCATCGCCCTGGCCATCGAGCCGACAATCCCGCTGCGCATCAACATCAATATGTGCCTGAACCTTCGCGACACCGTCGAGCTGGCGCAGCTGGCCGGGATCTCGGTGTGCAATGACCTGTACGGATGCATGGGCGAAGCCCATTTGAAGGAGACCATCCAATCCAGCGTGGATTCGACGGCACTCGTGCAGGTGTGCGACTACGTCTACGGCAGTCACCACACTCCGGATCGAGCAGTGCCTGGCGACGGTGACCTGCACCTCAAGCAGATTCTCAGTTGGATGGTCGAAGCTGGCTACCAAGGTGCCTTCGATCTTGAACTGAATGGGCCGCGTATCGCCGAAGAGGGCTACTACGAGGCTGCCCTTCGCGGCGCTCACGCACTCTCAGAACTCTTGATTGACGTAGGTGCTTGA